In Cervus elaphus chromosome 3, mCerEla1.1, whole genome shotgun sequence, the following proteins share a genomic window:
- the LOC122677985 gene encoding glycosylation-dependent cell adhesion molecule 1-like, giving the protein MKVLCVLLLASLAATSLAILNEPEDETHLEAQPTDTSAQFIISNLQISNEDLSKEPSISREELIPKEQIVIKSSRRPQNQNPKLPLSILKEKHLRNAALESEETTEHTPSAASTTEGTLMEIGHKIRRNLENTVEEIIKYLKSLFPHASEVMKP; this is encoded by the exons ATGAAAGTCCTCTGCGTCCTGCTTCTGGCCAGCTTGGCCGCCACCTCTCTCGCCATCCTTAACG agccAGAAGATGAAACCCACCTGGAGGCTCAGCCCACAGATACCT CTGCTCAGTTCATCATCAGCAACCTCCAGATCTCCAATGAGGACCTTTCTAAGGAGCCTTCCATCTCCAGAGAAGAGTTGATTCCCAAAGAGCAAATTGTGATCAAATCTTCCAGGAGACCGCAGAATCAGAACCCCAAGCTGCCTCTGTCCATACTCAAGGAAAAACATCTCAGAAATGCTGCCCTTGAATCAGAAGAGACTACAGAACACACTCCCAGTGCTG CATCCACTACAGAAGGAACACTGATGGAGATCGGTCATAAAATCAGGAGGAATCTGGAAAACACAGtggaagaaatcataaaatatctgaaaagccTATTCCCTCATGCCTCTGAAGTCATGAAGCCGTAG